aacaatgaaattcggagttagaacttaccacaataaccaaaacgtggctaggaacgaggtgaacaactttaacactcgagcttttgatcaattcgagctTTTTCTTCTTCTCTAAAACCtcaattctctctctctctctctctctctctctctctctctctctaagaatggatgagagtgttgaatggatgtgaaagtgatccaaaattggatccaaaccagctgataagctcTCAGATCCGTCGTCAAGTAAAAAGACCAAAAAGtccctcattaaactctaattaaAAATAAAACATGAAAACTGTCCcaggtggggtgcgcggcgcgcacccttgaccttgcgcggcgcgcacagaggtcAGAACAGCCTGCCAGTTAAATAATTCGTTCCACGCTTCACCCACTTAAGTACACCATAAATACTctatgtacaatcaatattagggtcttacatttatcttaaaaatcatatcaatttataagatatagataactcaacaaaagatcccaaaataaaccaaaaagggacaaatttactgactATTTTTTTCATTAagtcccttagtgctggctttagtgttttctctatatgtcataggttttgtcatcatcaaataggaggagattgttgagtccccagagtaattaagaatttaattatgacaaaacggaatttatttgcactaaaatgtaatgtgcagccagcacaagtttgtttatgtatagacatcaaATATTGCTGTATCGAGTGTCTAGTAtgttgcctagtctaccagcacaaggtagacagtattcttcgaatcagcacaggatgtgtacccagcaattcaagaatatcaagtgactcagcatagaagaaccagcatggctggaaagcagcatacaacacaagacaactatgctccattacaagcatagtagtttcctgagtggtctacgtcaattgtactattcaacagaagtcgaagacaaagttgaacagaaaaggacacgcgtcggcgactgacaagtgaccttacaagaccacgtgggaatgcagaagtttaacgcatgtgcagacatgtgttatacattGTCAACGCcttgggaacacaacattctatttgtttaaacaaatagtggtgccaaaccgaattggagtGTTCCTACCAATAGCTACTTAAGAGGAAAGAAGGGAGCACGCTCTCTGACAtatttgtccccacaagtacagacatcctatgtaccagtggacaatagaacaattacgcGGTTAATAGGACCACTATAAATTGGTGTacccactattgtaacaactagtggtgtgaatTTATTTATTTAGACTCCAAAAAGTGTAGTAGCTTTAAGAATACCCTCAATAGCTAtaattaggtaaatctgtatcaaccaactatcatttcgtcaaggatagttgtaattcttcgtgattcaatcaataaagaataaactttTGAAaacttacctttgactctatttaatttacttgtttgaatactaaactgtcttaactgttaagttaatttaaaaattgtattcacccccctctacaatattcCTGTTGTTTATCACGGGACCAACACCAAGACGTTGCAATTCCCAACAAATAATCGAATTGAAATTAAGATTGGAGGAAAATTTTCGAGTTTAACCTACCTGAGTCGGTGAGAAATCATAACCTTGTTTTTAGCTTCAACAAAGATCGTGTTTCATGGACGTTGATCGATGTCAATGGTTTACCGGTAATGGCTGATTGTGGAGACACCTCGAAGAAACCCCACGGCATCTCCAGCGTGGGGGATTTGAACCCGTCGAGTATGGGGGAAAAGATGACTTTCAATCGATGCCGGACAAAAACTCTAATGTGACGAGTAAAACGACGACGGGTGTGGGTACAAATTTTGAACCCAGCGAAGAAGTGTCAACTGGACAAGATGAAGATGGTGTTAGGTCAGCAGAGGATGTGGCTGACCTTGAAGATGAGAAGTTCATTCCCTCTCCGTCCGACGGGTTTCCGGCCTCTGTCTCCTCACCGGATCTTGTGCCTGACTATTTTCCAGTGCCAGGTGATGATCGCTTTTCGAGGAAAGAGAAAGAGGAAGATATCGAGTTACCCAACAATGGTGCAGGTCTCAAGGGCACGCGTGAAGTTGGTTGTACCAAGGAATCTGTGGATTGTTCGGCTGCCCCAATGCAAGTTCAAAATCAAAATGGCTATGGGCCTGATCAAAATCTTAATGGGCCAGCTCCATTTAATGAGTCTAAGGTGGGCTGGGTTAATTCAAACGGGCTGGACCCTCCTCCAGATGTGAATGAAAATGTTTCGGGTGACTCTAGGTTAAATGAGAAGTTTTGCGTCGACTCAAACGAGGTTATCACGTGTCAATCATCTACTATTGTAGCTCGTTTCGTGGTAAGAGAAAAAAAGTCCATCCCATGTTTAAATGTCATTTCTTTAAACATGTGTGGGGAAGGAGTAATATGAAGCGTTGTAAACATCGGGAAAACTTTCGCTGGCATGAACGATTTTTCATAGATAATGTGATGAAAAATTCGATAGAGGACGAGGATGAAGATGACTGCTGCCCATGCTGTTCTTCCTGTGCGTCCTTGGAGTCGGATTCTTAGATGCCCGTCTTGTCGTGGTGTGCGTCTTTTATGTCTCGCGATATTGTGTTTATTTTTTCGAGTCCTTATTTGTTGTGGGTTTTTTAGTTGGGTGTAGTCGTTGGATGTAGTCTCGTGCTTTGTTGTTTCTAGCTCCTGGCTAGTTTCATCTCGTGTGATtttcataattaataaaattatcttgcctttcaaaaaaaaaaatagataagaATATTAAGGTAGAGTTCCTTTATACCGTTAATATATAAGACAAAAGAATAGGTAAAAAGTAATAGGTAAAATTGTAAAGTAAAGAAAAAGTACATTGCAATAATAAGATTccttaaattgtgtattttttatttgaatactattaatatgggacgaatGGAGTATTAAATAACTTAGAAACGCTAAACTAACGAAGTGGCTCCATAAGTAATAGGAACTTCAATACAAGCTTTAGCTAACTTAATTCCTAtgaaaagttttatttaaataaaaaaatcaACTAGCACCAACATCATATTTATTGAGTTCTAAGAGCGCTCGTATCGGTCCGTGGTTGAGTTCGTGCTTGGCTCCGTCTTCCCATCACCCCAATATTAACAACTAGTGGTTGGCTAGTGGTTGATTAACCGTGGTTCATTTTGTCGTTGCAAAGCATATTTGATCACGGAACACTTGTATTAATTTGTTGTACATTTTGCCTTAAAACTTGTAcccgtaaataattaattaatttagtgagTGTGAGGAAGTGTGTGATGAGTACGTTATGGTAGTTAGTAGTTAGTCTTTGATTAATGATGAGAAGAAATGTGCTGATATGACACTGATATGACTTAGTGATGAGATGACATGCTGTCATGGTTAAGAGTGCTGTAAGTGCGGTAAGATCTTTAAGAAATGTCTCACCTTCAAATATTGTGATGGTCAGAAACAAGTTTGAAGATAGACACGTGTTAATCCGGTTAATTGAGTGTATTAGAAGAGTAAATATATTCGTCAGATAACTTAACATAAAAAATCTATATCACTTTAAATTTAAAAAATATGTAAAAGAGTATTATGTTTTGATAAAATGTTTCATAGGGGCACATACTAAGAAGCATTAATAAatcataacttaaaaaaaaaaaaaaaaatttactaaatGCATTTTAGAAAGTTTAATGTTCATTAAATATTTTCAAGTAATTTAAGGAAAAAGTCACTTTCATACATTGGTTTTTAACATGTGTCAGACATATATTAGCAATTCCCGTTTTGTAATTGTAACATTGCTCTCCAAAAAAACTCATTTGGTTTTTTTGTTAACGAACATGATAACTAGTACTGTTTTAAGGTTATAagctaaaaatgattaaatacactcAAGCTTTCTATTCTATTCTATTCAATATTTAAAACGATGTCATTAATTATACTAATAGATTTTTATTTGTATatgaataataaaattaattagtaTGTGTTTTGAAAAACTCTAACTTTTTAAACCAATTTTAACGCGGCGTCAGAAGGGTCCCGTCAGACACGCTGGCAATGGGTGACGCCCCCTGACGCCCCTAGTGGGGCGTTACCGCTGACGATTGAGGGGCGTCAGTCAACTTTTTCACATATGGGTGAGGCAGCGTCAGTACACGTGGCGGCTTCTGATTGGCTGAAAATTAAAGCCGTGGCTAacggctatttttttttttaaattctatatatttttatctatataaaccCATACAATCTACACTTTTATCACACCATTTCGCTTTATTTTTCtttcattttatcaaataaatcatacaattttctctCATAACTATCAATTATTTTTCTTTCATGGCATCGTATTTACTTAGTTACGATTCCGATTCGGAAGACGAGCGTATTATTGCACTAATTCAACATttagaagatgatgatgacgaaGTCGAATCCGACCGTGTTCCAAGATCAcgaatttatattccaagaaatCGTGAAGAAGCCGGAGAAGACTTATGGAAGGATTATTTTAGTGACACACCCGTGTTTCCGCCATATAAATTTAAAAGGCGTTTTCGTATGCGGATTGAACTATTTCTCCGAATATCGCAAGGTATTTCTAATTTCGATTCTCATGATACTCCCGAGCATTTTAGATTTTTTAGGGAACGTTTTGATGCTAtcggtcggccgacttttacaatatTGCAAAAAATGACTTCGGCTCTACGCCAATTGGCGTATGGAACTGCCGCCGATATGTTTGATGAATATTTAAAAATGAGTGAGCAAACCTCAATACTTTGTTTAGATAACTTTTGTAAATGTATTATTACATTATACAAAGAACGTTACATGAGATCTCCCAATGCATACGATGTTCAACGTTTATATAGTAAACATGAAGAGAAAcattgtcacaccccctaaatagaaccgggggtaatctgtgactaaccaatatcataacacaagtgtaaagcgagaacgactctatatgagacgttttaattaaaaaccaatgtattaacgcagcggaaagtattaagttATTACAATTTGTAAATCCAAAATGTAAATGCaaactaaattgttttaatgccatgatataaatgataaaatgcggactccaaaagcagcaagcccaaatagcacacaaagtctttagcaatcttcactgagacaaaacatgcttaaagtgtcaaccaaaaagattgagtgaacgacataggtttaatatatagtgtttagaccacaagatttaataataaagttcaatcagttcgatagtagtgctgaggtgtatgatatcgagactaaacaaagttaccccgtgatcacttttattcgttcgtgtcgttaaatcattattatgtaaccaaagaccagtggtcaaatggttagagaagtcgctctcaataggcctactcacaataactaaatttgcatttatacgtagcaattaacgatatcatggcagggatttagcatgaatcaaagcatgcagcacagtttgaactaatcaaaagaaagttttcatgtacttgtgtctaagcgtaaaacagtttgaaagcaatcatgtgtctcactccaaagtttaaaataagtaatagaaacagttaaaaagcggggctatgaagttcaccttaatagcaagcaagaaaTTTCCACGCAAGTAGTAAGTACGGAGTGTAataggagatctcaacctagagatataatgttcgattagttgatgtctaatagacataaagtttgtttattaatatagtaaactatattaacagtgaccgtttccgagaaaagttatatttatattagtgaaaatatacttagtgttattaagtattactatataggtatgtgtatatgttatactaataatagtattattgattactttaattattcaactattatgtaagttatcattatatgttacgtatataattatatctatgtgatacaatcatatatattctgtattattattgtacatgtatgtgttcaacactatatgatacatatatggtaggtgtatgtgttacatataagtGTAAGatagtacatatacatatacttattacttcttattattaggtttactaacttattaacttacataatgaacattcatacatacattcacacgtacatatacatacttatatacacgtatgcatatatttacatatacacacacacatatacatacagtgtatacatgcacatacgtacttatgcatgcatgcatgcacgtacactaTGATCATACTATGTTACTAAACCACAATCATAAGCTATatcttttaatcacaatctttatatcataagtttctaacttAATAATTAGTAATCTTTTTAACCCTAATCAACTCATAATCTTTATCTATCTTTACTAATTAGTTAATaacttttcacataaaatcataactttattCCTACATGTTTCATTAACTAGTTCATCTTTTatcaatcataactaattcataacaCTTTTAGGTTTAACAATCTTATTACTCCATAATTATAATTCATACTTGTTATCATCTTTTAAATTTTATAACTAGTTTATTATCATACATCTTTAACAAAAAATCGTAACTTCCTATTAATaactaattataatacttgatcAAATTCTTTACCATTAATCATTATACAATACACaatacttattaatatacttataagtaattgaTTTAAACACATAATGACTAGGGTTAAAAGGCTACCTTAAGCAAGATTGGATACAAGGTTTGATGATGATGCGAATGAGCAGAAAACAGAAACAAGTGGCGACAATAACCGACCCAAAACAGGTCTTCTTGGGTCCTCCTTGTCACGAACAGAAACAGAAAGCCAAACAGCAAGAACTCACGACCCAATTGGGGTCTTTTGGGTCAGATTAAACCCGACAAAAAAGACTGCAGGTATAGCAGGTTTAGCAGCAACAAAGAACGACTTATTGGACTTCTATGAtcgacagaaaaacagaaaaacaaGCAAACACATAATCAACTAAAAAGGCTCTTTGTGGATCGAATAAAACAGCAGGTACAGAAACAAACTTACAGCAGAAAGTAGGCGACTAGCAGACTGGTTTGATCACGTCAGAAAGTAGCAACTTGGATCAGGTTTAATAGAGAATTGGGCAGGCTTTGTGTGATGGTGGTTGGCGACTGCAGGTGGGGTGTTGATGAGGGTTTGTTGTCGACAAGGCAGGCTGGAAAGAGGCTGAAGATGTCGACAGAAATTGGAGGGAATGCATGAGAGAATTTATCGACTGGCTTTAGATGGTTTGTGGTGATTTACTTTAGGGAAAAGATGAGGGTTAATATAGGTTTGATGGGTTTCCTAATTGCATTAAACTACTTGGAGATCAAGGAAGGAATTTGGGTTAAACTAGGATTTGCCAAAAACTTGGTGATCAAGTGATTATCTCCTAATTTTCTATACAGCCGATCCCTTGTGATACATATGATTTATTCCTTTTTTTTATATACGGTtttccttatttatttatatattatttatattttttttataattattattattattagtattagggttatattatttaaatacattttatttatttattagaccctaaccttttataaatttttatttgttCCAATTTGTTTGTATAAATTTTTATAGTTTATACAATATCacttttaagtatatatatatatatatatatatatgtatatatatatatatatatatatatatatatatatatatatatatatatatatatatatatatatagtttatataataaagataatacacaaatacataaactttatataacgGAAATATTGATCAAAAGTTAATATTTAATCAAAGTTGTTAAACAAGTTTACGAGTACATAAAGTGTTAATAATGGAACAGATATAACAGATATAACATAACTgaaaattgagggtcgtcataaacatggttttaagggtatgctcgggagtattgtgtgacgatcgctccaaatccatatggacaatacgtcattcatcgatttcattgcgaggtatttgacctctatatgatatgttttgtaaacattgcattcttttgaaaaggcacaccatatatgaatatttaaatcaaaggttttcgacatctgatgatttctacatatagacaatcatcgtaatataatagtatacaatgatacttccgttgacaatgcagtcaaaataagatacatggtgatgatttggtgaatgcaacatttccttgaaaagcatgcaagactccatgcacatagcttatctaacatataaacaaatagcggaagacttctagggaacctgagaataaacatgttaacaagtgtcaacacaaaggttggtgagttcatagttttagtatttcgcataatctgtatataaaagtggattacaagatttcagttgtttcatccagaaacgtttatcaaaatattctacaagattgagcaccctggtagctaaactttaacattataataagtacccctgttttaacatacatgcaaccaacatgtacaatacacgcaaaccaacgtgtactaaactcaaatagcatacgtctgttttatagttcaggctagggtttctatacctggaacagacggggatgtcaagccctatggatccatatacaactactcgcgcccaccagttcttataaccagcagttactagttaccaaagctaagggattttcggttcaaactcagtgtagaattaagtatgtacttgtatccattgcgtttaaaataaagtgcatgtattctcagcccaaaatatatattgcaagagcatttaaaaagggagcaaatgaaactcaccttagcagcatataaagtcgttcaccaaaatgtgaccgaaactcggattaccaaataaccgtagatctcaacctagagaacatatgttggtcaataaatgtctatcaagctaggtcaggtcatagtgtatcacaatcctaatgctcgagaccaacatacaaaagtttatcaaaagtcatttcaaaaagtcattctgactttagttcaacaaaacgagacatgccttatataaggattcatttactcggttggtaatatttaaaaatccattttatcaatctcataaacaagttgtttaaatcttaattgtagattcaaaagcaatttcaattaacgtcaatcataatttagttgcttatatcttttaatccattcatcaaaactattcgatatctaaatgaaaagttattgatttttcgctagctttccaaaaatatgtatatcatataccttttaccagtaatatatgtatttaattcgtgattcattataaactgtttagcgacgaaatttagtatacaagcatgtataaatatatatatactcgagcactagacatggatacacaattattatataaaagataaaatataagtacttacatatcaatattgagattcaatattgtagaaaagtacgtagacgtaacggagatgataaacactaggtttgattcataaatatatccccgaatattacccataacctccttggcaataacccatagtttccttagttattatcggtttgtaacccgaattaaaatacccgtgtatcacttgttacagtaccatactactaatttaaaatttaagctaggaaatatacagagtgatttatttatgtgagtgtgtgcgtgtttttaagttcctaatcacaagtacttcgttcatatatatatatatatatatatatatatatatatatatatatatataaaataataatataataatataatatataatataataataataaactgtgCCTAATTTAAGAAAAAtgtaagccgccatcactttttatgtcgacaaatattacgcgtttcgcgtagataggtacgcggtccgcttatggtgtcttcacgaaagttgtagatttttgagttacggacgtctggacaccggaatcccCCTTTTTCTAgttagtatgatttagttatgatttttctcgtgcaagtgcgcaggtttagtgatttccatcattttaacttgaaatcttgagatgaaatgttgtagtattttagtgctcattagaaacctttattttatctttattttcattttcacatcattgaaaatccataaaaacattttaacaatcaaattctattatatcgaaaatgtgtccatactaaatcgaataactatagttctctaaaactagttacatttacatctttttatcgaaacgttataataattaaaaatctattatttcgaagaacgctttcatatatttgaactaaatcgaataaatataacttagttttccagaattagttatattcaaaatcattcttcaaaaggtttcatctatgtcgtaaaacgttttcaatattaagaaaactaaataattaactttatcaagagacacgatacaatcattgtgttgaaagttaatctctactaa
The window above is part of the Rutidosis leptorrhynchoides isolate AG116_Rl617_1_P2 chromosome 1, CSIRO_AGI_Rlap_v1, whole genome shotgun sequence genome. Proteins encoded here:
- the LOC139888093 gene encoding uncharacterized protein; the protein is MASYLLSYDSDSEDERIIALIQHLEDDDDEVESDRVPRSRIYIPRNREEAGEDLWKDYFSDTPVFPPYKFKRRFRMRIELFLRISQGISNFDSHDTPEHFRFFRERFDAIGRPTFTILQKMTSALRQLAYGTAADMFDEYLKMSEQTSILCLDNFCKCIITLYKERYMRSPNAYDVQRLYSKHEEKHCHTP